From Streptomyces sp. Edi4, one genomic window encodes:
- a CDS encoding 2OG-Fe(II) oxygenase, with amino-acid sequence MNDTTRSALRDRVVAQDWNALAGELDEHGHALTGRLLTPDECQETAALYDRTERFRTTVDMARHRFGSGQYRYFTHELPPLVAELRAAFYPCLLPVARDWAARLGRPAPWPDRLDDWLTMCHDAGQDRSAQILLRYGPGDWNALHRDVFGDMLFPLQVVIGLDAPGADYRGGEFLMTEQRPRAQSRGSATVLPQGHGLVFTTRDRPVASRRGWSAGPMRHGVSTVRSGRRRTLGLVFHDAA; translated from the coding sequence ATGAACGACACCACCCGTTCCGCACTCCGCGACCGCGTGGTCGCCCAGGACTGGAACGCCCTGGCCGGGGAGCTCGACGAACACGGCCACGCGCTGACGGGGCGGCTCCTCACGCCGGACGAGTGCCAGGAGACCGCCGCGCTCTACGACCGGACCGAGCGATTTCGCACCACCGTCGACATGGCCCGCCATCGTTTCGGCTCCGGCCAGTACCGTTACTTCACCCATGAACTCCCGCCGCTCGTCGCCGAGTTGCGCGCCGCCTTCTATCCCTGCCTGCTCCCCGTCGCCCGTGACTGGGCCGCGCGGCTCGGCAGGCCGGCGCCCTGGCCCGATCGGCTCGACGACTGGCTGACGATGTGTCACGACGCGGGCCAGGACCGGTCCGCCCAGATTCTGCTGCGGTACGGGCCGGGTGACTGGAACGCGCTGCACCGGGACGTGTTCGGCGACATGCTGTTCCCGCTCCAGGTCGTCATCGGCCTGGACGCGCCGGGCGCCGACTACAGGGGCGGCGAGTTCCTGATGACCGAGCAGCGCCCACGCGCCCAGAGCCGTGGCTCGGCCACCGTCCTGCCCCAGGGGCACGGCCTGGTCTTCACCACCCGGGACCGGCCCGTCGCGAGCAGGCGAGGCTGGTCGGCGGGCCCGATGCGCCACGGCGTGAGCACCGTACGCTCCGGCCGGCGCCGCACCCTCGGCCTGGTCTTCCACGACGCGGCGTGA
- a CDS encoding glutaredoxin domain-containing protein, translating into MSGDQTGVVLYWRPLCTFCMKLRFQLLFSRLRYTKVNIWRDPEGAAFVRSVAGGNETVPTVTVGGRPLVNPSKKELLRAVAAHAPGSMTSRA; encoded by the coding sequence GTGAGTGGTGACCAAACTGGTGTGGTGCTCTACTGGCGGCCCCTGTGCACCTTCTGCATGAAGCTCCGCTTCCAGTTGCTCTTCAGCCGGCTGCGCTACACCAAGGTGAACATCTGGCGTGACCCGGAGGGCGCCGCGTTCGTCCGGTCGGTGGCGGGCGGGAACGAGACCGTGCCCACGGTGACCGTGGGCGGGCGCCCCCTGGTGAACCCGTCGAAGAAGGAACTGCTGCGCGCGGTCGCGGCCCACGCCCCGGGCTCGATGACCTCGCGCGCCTGA
- a CDS encoding EF-hand domain-containing protein, whose protein sequence is MASAFQVRKLQGMFTAFDADGDGCLRAEDFTALVARWRRLPAVRPGTDLDARVESLMTGWWATLLEAGGRRGDGSVDMGGFLDVVDRLPTMAAEVTATARTLFDAVDADGDGRISPEEHRTLVETWNGRPVDTTGLFELPDPNADGHLTREEFASLWQQFWTSDDPTDPGNWLCGRIPAA, encoded by the coding sequence ATGGCCAGTGCGTTTCAGGTGCGCAAGCTCCAGGGGATGTTCACCGCGTTCGACGCGGACGGCGACGGTTGTCTGCGCGCGGAGGATTTCACCGCGCTGGTCGCCCGCTGGCGTCGGCTGCCGGCAGTCCGCCCCGGCACGGACCTGGACGCACGCGTGGAATCCCTGATGACGGGCTGGTGGGCGACGCTCCTGGAAGCGGGCGGCCGCCGGGGTGACGGCTCGGTCGACATGGGTGGATTCCTGGACGTCGTGGACCGGTTGCCCACCATGGCGGCGGAGGTCACCGCGACGGCGCGGACCCTGTTCGACGCCGTGGACGCCGACGGCGACGGCCGCATCTCGCCCGAGGAACACCGCACGCTGGTGGAGACCTGGAACGGCCGTCCCGTGGACACGACGGGCCTGTTCGAACTCCCGGATCCGAACGCCGACGGTCATCTCACCCGCGAAGAATTCGCGTCGCTGTGGCAGCAGTTCTGGACGAGCGACGACCCGACGGACCCGGGCAACTGGCTCTGCGGCCGCATCCCCGCCGCCTGA
- a CDS encoding hydrophobic protein, translating into MVPLLLVLLLALILFGAGFALKALWWIAVIVLVVWLVGFIARPKGGSGRWYRW; encoded by the coding sequence ATGGTTCCCCTGCTTCTCGTTCTTCTGCTGGCCCTGATCCTTTTCGGCGCGGGATTCGCGCTGAAGGCGCTGTGGTGGATCGCGGTGATCGTGCTGGTCGTATGGCTGGTGGGATTCATCGCCCGTCCCAAGGGAGGTAGTGGCCGCTGGTATCGCTGGTAG
- a CDS encoding alpha/beta hydrolase — translation MHVVSERRLEDGVAEREFTLGQIPGTLWTPVSAAPLPLILMAHNNGLPKSEPRLVARARRTAAQGYAVASIDASGCGDRPRSAEADQARAELRRAMRAGEPVEEIFESFIGPLVEEAAPEWRTTLDALLALPEIGGPVGYSGWAALGICLAASDPRIAAAGFFAGGYVPRAQREEARQVTIPLLLLLQWDDEGNPRQRALDLFDAFGSKEKTLHANLGGHLGTPSFEAEDGDRFYGRHLR, via the coding sequence ATGCACGTCGTTTCTGAACGACGCCTCGAAGACGGCGTCGCCGAACGCGAATTCACCCTCGGTCAGATCCCCGGCACCCTGTGGACGCCCGTGTCCGCCGCGCCGCTCCCGCTGATTCTGATGGCCCACAACAACGGGCTGCCCAAGAGCGAACCCCGCCTGGTGGCCCGGGCCAGGCGCACCGCCGCGCAAGGCTACGCGGTGGCCTCCATCGACGCCTCCGGCTGCGGCGACCGGCCGCGTTCCGCCGAGGCCGACCAGGCGCGCGCCGAGCTGCGCCGGGCAATGCGGGCCGGCGAGCCGGTCGAGGAGATCTTCGAGTCCTTCATCGGCCCGCTGGTCGAAGAGGCGGCCCCGGAATGGCGGACGACCCTGGACGCCCTCCTCGCCCTGCCCGAGATCGGCGGCCCGGTCGGATACTCGGGGTGGGCGGCCCTCGGCATCTGCCTCGCGGCGAGCGATCCGCGCATCGCGGCCGCCGGTTTCTTCGCCGGGGGGTATGTGCCCCGCGCCCAGCGCGAGGAGGCCCGGCAGGTCACCATTCCGCTGCTGCTGCTTTTGCAGTGGGACGACGAGGGCAATCCGCGCCAGCGGGCCCTGGATCTGTTCGACGCCTTCGGCAGCAAGGAGAAGACGCTCCACGCCAACCTGGGCGGCCACCTCGGCACCCCTTCGTTCGAGGCGGAGGACGGTGACCGGTTCTACGGCCGGCACCTGAGGTAG
- a CDS encoding NUDIX domain-containing protein, protein MATPDFIRDIRTTAGHQLLLLPGVSAIVFDDEGRVLLGRRADTGQWSVIGGICEPGEEPADTAVREVYEETGVRCVAERVVLVEAAPTPVVYPNGDVCQFMDITFRCRATGGEARVNDDESIDVAWFAMDALPGGLGEFALFRIKQAQADGPAWFKPSATL, encoded by the coding sequence ATGGCAACCCCTGACTTCATCCGGGACATCCGGACCACCGCCGGACACCAGCTGCTTCTGCTGCCGGGCGTGAGCGCGATCGTCTTCGACGACGAGGGCCGGGTCCTGCTCGGCCGGCGCGCCGACACCGGCCAGTGGTCGGTGATCGGCGGCATCTGCGAGCCGGGCGAGGAGCCCGCCGACACGGCCGTGCGCGAGGTGTATGAGGAGACCGGCGTACGGTGCGTCGCCGAGCGGGTGGTCCTCGTGGAGGCGGCGCCCACCCCCGTCGTCTACCCCAACGGCGACGTGTGCCAGTTCATGGACATCACCTTCCGCTGCCGCGCGACCGGCGGCGAGGCCCGCGTCAACGACGACGAGTCCATCGACGTCGCCTGGTTCGCCATGGACGCGCTGCCCGGCGGGCTCGGCGAGTTCGCGCTGTTCCGCATCAAGCAGGCCCAGGCGGACGGACCCGCCTGGTTCAAGCCCAGCGCCACCCTGTGA
- the lnt gene encoding apolipoprotein N-acyltransferase: MLNRLLRPAVAALGGVLLYLSFPPRPLWWLALPAFAVFGWVLRDRSWKAGLGLGYLFGLGFLLPLLVWTGVEVGPGPWLGLAAIEALFIGAAGAGTALVSRLPLWPVWAAALWTAAEAARARAPFGGFPWGKVAFGQADGTFLPLAALGGTPVLGFAVALCGYGLYACARQVARARRTGGVRKGAAAAALLTVVVPVAASFGARGLVSDAAEDGTATVAVIQGNVPRLGLDFNSQRRAVLDYHVTETLRLAAQVKAGKQPQPDFVLWPENSSDVDPFVDDDARAVIDGAAKTIGAPISVGAVVGGYGTKLYNEQVQWDPKQGPVATYDKRQIQPFGEYIPLRGLISTFAPGYTSMVRQDFDRGTKPGLFTMAGTKVGIATCYETAFDWAVRDTVTAGAQLISVPSNNATFDRSEMTYQQLAMSRVRAVEHSRTVTVPVTSGVSAVIMPDGKVVQKTALFTPASLVAKVPLRSSRTPATRLGTLPEWALVAVGAAGLAWAITRNVRRSRAGRG; the protein is encoded by the coding sequence ATCCTGAACCGGCTCCTGCGGCCCGCCGTGGCCGCGCTCGGCGGGGTGCTCCTGTACCTGAGCTTCCCGCCGAGGCCCCTGTGGTGGCTCGCGCTGCCCGCGTTCGCCGTCTTCGGCTGGGTCCTGCGCGACCGGAGCTGGAAGGCGGGCCTCGGCCTCGGCTACCTCTTCGGCCTCGGTTTCCTGCTGCCGCTCCTGGTGTGGACGGGTGTGGAGGTGGGCCCCGGGCCCTGGCTCGGGCTCGCCGCGATCGAGGCCCTGTTCATCGGCGCGGCCGGCGCGGGCACCGCCCTGGTCTCCAGGCTTCCCCTGTGGCCCGTGTGGGCCGCCGCCCTGTGGACGGCGGCCGAGGCGGCCCGCGCCCGCGCCCCCTTCGGCGGTTTTCCCTGGGGCAAGGTGGCCTTCGGGCAGGCCGACGGCACCTTCCTGCCGCTCGCGGCCCTCGGCGGCACCCCCGTCCTGGGATTCGCCGTGGCGCTGTGTGGATACGGGCTGTACGCATGCGCCCGCCAGGTGGCGCGCGCGCGGCGTACGGGAGGCGTCCGCAAGGGCGCCGCGGCGGCCGCGCTGCTCACCGTGGTCGTGCCTGTTGCCGCTTCCTTCGGCGCCCGTGGCCTGGTCAGCGACGCCGCCGAGGACGGCACCGCGACCGTCGCCGTGATCCAGGGCAATGTGCCCCGCCTCGGTCTCGACTTCAACTCCCAGCGCCGCGCCGTACTCGACTACCACGTGACCGAGACGCTGCGGCTGGCCGCCCAGGTCAAGGCGGGAAAGCAGCCCCAGCCGGACTTCGTCCTGTGGCCGGAGAACTCCTCCGACGTCGACCCCTTCGTCGACGACGACGCGCGCGCCGTCATCGACGGGGCGGCCAAGACCATCGGTGCGCCGATCTCGGTCGGCGCGGTGGTCGGCGGCTACGGCACGAAGCTCTACAACGAGCAGGTCCAGTGGGACCCGAAGCAGGGGCCCGTCGCCACGTACGACAAGCGGCAGATCCAGCCGTTCGGCGAGTACATCCCGCTGCGCGGCCTCATCTCCACCTTCGCCCCCGGCTACACCTCGATGGTCCGCCAGGACTTCGACCGGGGGACCAAGCCGGGCCTGTTCACCATGGCCGGCACCAAGGTCGGCATCGCCACCTGTTACGAGACCGCCTTCGACTGGGCGGTGCGCGACACCGTCACGGCGGGCGCCCAGCTGATCTCCGTACCCAGCAACAACGCCACCTTCGACCGCAGCGAGATGACCTACCAGCAGCTCGCCATGTCCCGGGTGCGGGCGGTCGAGCACAGCAGGACCGTCACCGTCCCGGTCACCAGCGGCGTCAGTGCCGTGATCATGCCCGACGGCAAGGTCGTCCAGAAGACCGCGCTGTTCACCCCGGCCTCGCTGGTCGCCAAGGTGCCGCTGCGCTCGTCGCGGACGCCCGCGACCCGGCTGGGCACGCTGCCGGAGTGGGCGCTGGTCGCGGTGGGCGCCGCCGGCCTGGCGTGGGCGATCACGCGGAACGTACGCCGAAGCCGCGCGGGCCGGGGCTGA
- a CDS encoding aspartate/glutamate racemase family protein → MKIALMDSGIGLLAAAAAVRRLRPDADIVISCDPDGMPWGPRTPDDIRERALDVAGAAAALAPDALIIACNTASVHALPAIRAALEPRVPVIGTVPAIKPAAAGGEPFAIWATPATTGSPYQRGLIREFADGVPVTEVPCPGLAEAVEHADDAAIDAAITAAAALTPPGVRTVVLGCTHYELVAERIRTALRPDGGPLTFFGSAQAVAAQALRRAGIAAAPDAAQVGGLTAVLSGRTGALPDVALAYPEGRLLQAVSPAH, encoded by the coding sequence GTGAAGATCGCGCTCATGGACTCCGGAATCGGCCTGCTCGCCGCGGCCGCCGCGGTGCGTCGGCTCCGCCCCGACGCCGACATCGTGATCTCGTGCGACCCCGACGGCATGCCGTGGGGCCCGCGCACCCCCGACGACATCAGGGAGCGCGCTCTCGACGTGGCCGGGGCCGCCGCGGCCCTGGCACCGGACGCCCTGATCATCGCCTGCAACACCGCTTCCGTCCACGCGCTGCCCGCGATCCGCGCGGCCCTGGAACCGCGGGTCCCCGTGATCGGCACCGTGCCCGCGATCAAGCCGGCCGCCGCAGGCGGGGAGCCCTTCGCGATCTGGGCGACCCCGGCCACCACCGGCAGCCCCTACCAGCGCGGTCTGATCCGCGAATTCGCCGACGGGGTGCCGGTCACGGAGGTGCCCTGCCCCGGTCTCGCCGAGGCGGTCGAGCACGCCGACGACGCCGCCATCGACGCCGCCATCACCGCGGCCGCCGCGCTCACCCCGCCTGGCGTAAGGACCGTCGTCCTGGGCTGCACCCATTACGAACTGGTCGCCGAACGCATCCGTACGGCCCTGCGTCCCGACGGCGGCCCGCTCACTTTCTTCGGCAGCGCCCAGGCGGTGGCCGCCCAGGCGCTGCGCCGCGCGGGCATCGCGGCCGCACCCGACGCGGCGCAGGTCGGGGGCCTGACCGCAGTGCTCAGCGGCCGCACCGGCGCCCTTCCCGACGTGGCGCTCGCCTACCCCGAAGGGCGCCTGCTCCAGGCTGTGAGCCCCGCTCACTGA
- a CDS encoding glycosyltransferase, whose protein sequence is MSALVWIALVSLVVWLWLLLGQGFFWRTDQRLPPRAELDVWPDVAVVVPARDEAQVLPLSLPSLLTQDYPGRAEIFLVDDGSSDGTGTLARALAERHGGLPLNVVSPGEPEAGWTGKLWALRHGMALARQRGPEYLLLTDADIAHAPDSLRELVAAARGGGFDLVSQMARLRVASGWERLIVPAFVYFFAQLYPFRWINAARPRATAAAGGCVLVRTEAAERARVPDAVRQAVIDDVSVARAVRRSGGRVWLGLADRVDSVRPYPRLGDLWRMVSRSAYAQLRHNPIVLLGTVVGLALVYLAPPLTCVAGLAGGGWRAAWAGGLAWLVMSGTYLPMLRYYRQPLWLAPTLPFTAFLYLLMTVDSAVLHYRGRGAAWKGRTYARPETAPEQS, encoded by the coding sequence GTGAGCGCCCTCGTATGGATCGCCCTGGTGTCCCTGGTCGTCTGGCTCTGGCTGCTGCTCGGGCAGGGCTTCTTCTGGCGTACCGATCAGCGTCTGCCGCCGCGCGCGGAGCTCGACGTGTGGCCCGACGTCGCGGTGGTGGTGCCCGCGCGGGACGAGGCACAGGTGCTGCCGCTGAGCCTGCCGTCCCTGCTCACGCAGGACTATCCCGGTCGCGCGGAGATCTTCCTGGTGGATGACGGCAGTTCGGACGGCACGGGCACGCTGGCCCGCGCCCTCGCCGAGCGCCATGGCGGCCTGCCCCTGAACGTCGTCTCCCCAGGTGAGCCCGAGGCGGGCTGGACGGGCAAGCTGTGGGCGCTGCGCCACGGCATGGCGCTCGCCCGGCAGCGCGGGCCCGAGTATCTGCTGCTCACCGACGCCGACATCGCGCACGCGCCGGACAGCCTGCGCGAGCTGGTCGCGGCGGCTCGCGGGGGCGGCTTCGACCTGGTGTCGCAGATGGCCCGGCTGAGGGTGGCGAGCGGCTGGGAGCGGCTGATCGTCCCGGCGTTCGTCTACTTCTTCGCGCAGTTGTATCCGTTCCGCTGGATCAACGCGGCGCGGCCCCGGGCGACGGCCGCGGCGGGCGGCTGTGTGCTGGTGCGCACCGAGGCCGCCGAGCGGGCGCGCGTTCCCGACGCGGTGCGCCAGGCGGTGATCGACGACGTGTCGGTGGCGCGCGCGGTGCGCCGGTCGGGCGGACGGGTCTGGCTCGGTCTGGCGGACCGGGTGGACAGCGTGCGGCCCTATCCGCGTCTGGGGGACCTGTGGCGGATGGTCTCGCGCAGCGCGTACGCCCAGCTGCGGCACAACCCGATCGTGCTGCTCGGGACGGTCGTGGGGCTCGCCCTGGTGTATCTGGCGCCGCCGCTGACCTGCGTGGCGGGTCTGGCGGGCGGCGGCTGGCGGGCCGCATGGGCGGGCGGGCTCGCGTGGCTGGTGATGTCCGGCACGTATCTGCCGATGCTGCGCTACTACCGCCAGCCGCTCTGGCTCGCCCCGACGCTGCCGTTCACCGCGTTCCTGTATCTGCTGATGACCGTCGACTCGGCGGTGCTGCACTACCGGGGCCGGGGCGCGGCCTGGAAGGGACGTACCTACGCCCGCCCCGAGACGGCCCCCGAGCAGTCCTGA
- a CDS encoding TerD family protein, with translation MGESMSMLKGANVAVAAPSVRVELAWHSGPGVPDVDASALLLTGGRVRSDADFVFYNQPAHSSGAVRHEGKCSEPDAVTDTLLVDLARVEPGVERVVLAASAEGGTFGRVPGLGIRVLDAVTGAELARFDSQDATVETAFILGELYRRQGAWKFRAVGQGYDSGLEGLATDFGISVDKPRQPSAASTTPAEPPGAPATPVAQPPAAPTAPPPATPVRLSKVTLTKEAPRVSLAKQGGSSGAMRVNLNWQTRKRFSGWASKSGRAAAHHADLDLDLCALYELADGRKGVVQALGNAFGALHQPPYIHLDGDDRTGAVESGENLTVNLDQKDKFRRLLIFVTIYEGARSFADLHATVTLQPQFGAPVEFFLDECAVPSTVCALALITNDGGDLIVQREARYLVPARGVSPQRTVDQTYGWGMTWTPGRK, from the coding sequence ATGGGGGAGAGCATGTCCATGCTTAAAGGAGCCAATGTCGCGGTGGCGGCGCCCTCCGTCCGGGTGGAACTGGCCTGGCACTCGGGCCCCGGCGTCCCCGACGTCGACGCGTCGGCCCTCCTGCTGACCGGCGGCCGGGTCCGCTCCGACGCCGACTTCGTCTTCTACAACCAGCCCGCCCACTCCTCCGGCGCCGTACGCCACGAAGGCAAGTGCTCGGAGCCCGACGCGGTGACGGACACCCTGCTCGTCGACCTCGCGCGGGTGGAGCCGGGCGTCGAGCGCGTGGTGCTCGCCGCGTCCGCCGAGGGCGGCACCTTCGGCCGGGTCCCCGGGCTCGGCATCCGCGTCCTGGACGCGGTCACCGGCGCCGAGCTCGCCCGCTTCGACAGCCAGGACGCCACGGTGGAGACCGCGTTCATCCTCGGTGAGCTCTACCGTCGCCAGGGCGCCTGGAAGTTCCGCGCCGTGGGCCAGGGGTATGACAGCGGCCTCGAAGGCCTGGCGACCGACTTCGGCATCTCCGTCGACAAGCCGCGGCAGCCGTCGGCCGCGTCCACGACCCCCGCCGAACCCCCGGGCGCACCCGCCACCCCCGTCGCGCAGCCGCCGGCCGCGCCCACGGCCCCGCCGCCCGCGACCCCCGTACGCCTGTCCAAGGTCACCCTCACCAAGGAAGCCCCCCGGGTCTCACTCGCCAAGCAGGGCGGCTCGTCCGGGGCGATGCGGGTCAACCTCAACTGGCAGACGCGCAAGCGATTCAGCGGCTGGGCAAGCAAGTCGGGGCGCGCCGCCGCCCACCACGCGGACCTCGATCTCGACCTGTGCGCCCTGTACGAGCTGGCGGACGGACGCAAGGGGGTCGTCCAGGCCCTGGGCAACGCGTTCGGCGCGCTCCACCAGCCGCCGTACATCCACCTCGACGGCGACGACCGCACCGGCGCCGTGGAATCCGGCGAGAACCTGACCGTCAACCTCGACCAGAAGGACAAGTTCCGCCGGCTCCTGATCTTCGTCACCATCTACGAGGGCGCCCGCAGCTTCGCCGACCTGCACGCCACGGTGACCCTCCAGCCGCAGTTCGGCGCGCCCGTCGAGTTCTTTCTCGACGAGTGCGCCGTGCCCTCCACCGTCTGCGCGCTCGCCCTGATCACCAACGACGGCGGCGACCTGATCGTGCAGCGCGAGGCCCGCTATCTGGTGCCCGCGCGCGGCGTCAGCCCCCAGCGCACCGTCGACCAGACCTACGGCTGGGGCATGACCTGGACGCCGGGACGCAAGTGA
- a CDS encoding SDR family NAD(P)-dependent oxidoreductase: MHRLPSAPGSNFLVTGGNAGIGYFVAEQLAATGALVVLGCRDAAKADAAQASIRSRVPGARLRHLPLDLADLSSLTAAVRGLDVGHLDAVVHNAGVAFDDPSRRETGDGHEVMFAVNHLGHFALTQRLAPLLSAAPAGRVVTVGSFAARSERLDLDDLQSARDYRAKRTYGRSKLAQMSFGFELDRRLRAQGATVRSVVAHPGGALDSLTPSRPAIRASTPGERLRALPAGLVVQGKEAGAWPIVRAVLDAEVEGGQLWGPRVFGLRGAPRREPVPSHMADPAVAARLWDASVYLAGVDQELGFSSAGRHFS; this comes from the coding sequence GTGCATCGCCTCCCTTCCGCACCAGGAAGCAACTTCCTTGTCACCGGCGGCAATGCCGGGATCGGGTACTTCGTCGCGGAACAGCTCGCCGCCACCGGAGCTCTGGTCGTCCTCGGCTGCCGGGACGCCGCGAAAGCCGACGCCGCCCAGGCCTCGATCCGCTCGCGCGTTCCCGGCGCGCGCCTGCGGCACCTGCCCCTGGACCTGGCCGACCTGTCGTCCCTGACGGCCGCCGTGCGCGGGCTCGACGTCGGCCATCTCGACGCGGTGGTCCACAACGCGGGCGTCGCCTTCGACGACCCGTCGCGCCGCGAGACCGGCGACGGTCACGAGGTGATGTTCGCCGTCAACCACCTCGGCCACTTCGCGCTCACCCAGCGGCTCGCCCCGCTGCTGTCCGCGGCGCCCGCGGGCCGCGTCGTGACGGTGGGAAGCTTCGCCGCCCGCTCCGAACGTCTCGACCTGGACGACCTCCAGTCGGCCCGCGACTACCGGGCCAAGCGCACCTATGGCCGGTCCAAGCTGGCGCAGATGTCCTTCGGCTTCGAACTCGACCGGCGGCTGCGGGCCCAGGGCGCCACGGTGCGCAGCGTGGTCGCCCATCCCGGCGGCGCGCTGGACTCGCTCACCCCCTCCCGCCCGGCCATCCGCGCGAGCACGCCCGGCGAGCGGCTGCGCGCCCTGCCGGCCGGGCTGGTGGTGCAGGGCAAGGAGGCGGGGGCGTGGCCGATCGTGCGCGCCGTGCTCGACGCGGAGGTGGAGGGCGGGCAGCTGTGGGGGCCGAGGGTCTTCGGACTGCGGGGCGCGCCGAGGCGCGAGCCCGTGCCCTCGCACATGGCCGATCCCGCCGTCGCCGCCCGGCTGTGGGACGCGAGTGTGTACCTGGCAGGCGTCGACCAGGAGCTCGGCTTTTCCTCGGCGGGGCGCCACTTTTCCTAG